A genomic window from Clostridium aceticum includes:
- the drmA gene encoding DISARM system helicase DrmA has translation MKEGPKQLYEFLVNTGAEKIPIEEVITSLPKLYLKKLTIEKWIIKHPDIFQLDNDFIGLVKNKMISQEYNEAETEAKKIDFDAYRSQRNEIVSELRKMLIGPFEEKEKLDTSKAPMSFYLGGKLAPFGSTFEIINEQEHEVNTKELIEGENLDEIISNRNPFRPSTMGFSFQMKKLVPIELKVSWGMYDENNQRIPINERLVFTPKNNKKINLHEPGMLNCKVKEKNRVYHVSVFLMNRYKRDSYPLQSEVMFQTFVSVSFDKKYALSILNKADESNYQDELFYKYVQEYAIGHGVSTNYRCDGDKCYVESDWLPNYELPIVEHRRISNITYEMMEIAKMNKEDLIEKLSYVPSVYEKWLVEQVKTISSLPHHLHQIANENSAKVSKIISRIKKGIDILKNSEECLRAFQFANEVMALQRAQSKVANHYRNTGERTHELPQGEWRLFQIAFILMNISGVSDLESVDREIVDLLWFPTGGGKTEAYLGISAYTMGLRRLKGIWNQPETYSGVCIMMRYTLRLLTIQQFQRATAMICAAEVIRKKNEETWGLEPFRIGLWIGQASTPNKLTDALEKLTEIREGNTVLQGNPMQLQHCPWCGESLTVNNYDIQQYNQITICGNRKCPFSSNEGIPALTVDEAIYRYVPTLLIGTVDKIAQIAWGKDIRELFGRKTHYSPLQGFVNEKSFPSSHRGGIKTKKIKNLLPPDLIIQDELHLISGPLGSLTGLYEIAVDFLCQRKHNEKKIGPKIIASTATIKGADEQIRRLFGREASQFPLPVLDARDTFFSYEIPITEKPGRLYIGVCSPGVSGKIHSVYTYAALLAIVRNIKKRNYLDPYWSILGYFNTIKDLSGTSMLLKDEIPIRLKLVSQQKQDWSTLRTEEMTSRMQASDIPKLLARMEQGVEEGQALDVVLATNMISVGVDVERLGLMVMHNQPKTASEYIQATSRVGRKYPGLVLTLFNSLRSRDLSHFERFKGFHQAMYRYVEATSVTTFAQGTRDRGLEGLIIGLLRQHHPDLAEETAAIRFQIDNIIEEAIEFVVDRGSKTQEIRGEEIRGEIKEMLDWWETRTNEHDSLAYSHKKYQKYYLLKQFHDVIKRQDARPALTSLRNVEPEIPVIEVNYYD, from the coding sequence TTGAAGGAAGGTCCTAAACAGTTATATGAATTTTTAGTTAATACAGGAGCAGAAAAGATTCCAATAGAAGAAGTGATTACTAGCTTACCTAAATTATATCTTAAAAAATTAACAATTGAAAAATGGATAATAAAGCACCCTGATATTTTTCAATTAGATAATGATTTTATTGGACTTGTTAAGAACAAAATGATTAGTCAAGAATATAATGAAGCGGAGACAGAAGCAAAGAAAATTGATTTTGATGCTTATAGAAGTCAAAGAAATGAAATCGTTAGTGAACTAAGAAAGATGCTTATAGGTCCATTTGAAGAAAAAGAAAAATTAGATACTAGTAAAGCCCCAATGTCGTTTTATCTAGGTGGAAAATTAGCTCCTTTTGGCTCTACGTTTGAAATTATTAATGAGCAGGAGCATGAAGTAAATACTAAAGAGCTAATTGAAGGAGAAAATTTGGATGAAATTATCTCTAATCGAAACCCTTTTAGGCCCTCAACTATGGGTTTTAGTTTCCAAATGAAAAAATTGGTGCCTATTGAGCTTAAAGTAAGCTGGGGAATGTACGATGAAAACAATCAACGAATTCCAATTAATGAACGCTTAGTTTTTACTCCTAAAAATAATAAAAAAATTAATCTACATGAGCCTGGAATGCTAAATTGTAAAGTTAAAGAAAAGAATCGTGTATACCATGTTAGTGTATTCCTCATGAATAGATATAAAAGAGATTCTTATCCCTTACAAAGTGAGGTAATGTTTCAAACCTTTGTTAGTGTTTCCTTTGATAAAAAATATGCTCTATCTATATTAAATAAAGCAGATGAATCAAATTATCAAGATGAATTATTTTACAAATATGTTCAAGAGTATGCTATAGGTCATGGAGTAAGCACAAACTATAGATGTGATGGTGACAAATGTTATGTAGAAAGCGATTGGTTACCTAATTATGAATTGCCTATTGTAGAACATCGTAGAATTTCTAACATTACTTATGAAATGATGGAAATTGCTAAAATGAATAAAGAAGATTTAATAGAAAAACTCTCTTATGTTCCTTCGGTCTATGAAAAGTGGTTGGTAGAACAAGTAAAAACAATTTCTTCATTACCTCATCATCTTCATCAAATAGCTAATGAAAATAGTGCAAAAGTAAGTAAAATTATAAGTAGAATTAAAAAGGGGATAGATATATTAAAAAACAGTGAGGAATGCCTACGAGCTTTCCAATTTGCCAATGAGGTAATGGCATTGCAAAGAGCTCAAAGTAAAGTAGCAAATCATTATAGAAATACTGGTGAAAGAACACATGAGTTGCCACAGGGAGAATGGAGGTTGTTTCAAATTGCTTTCATATTAATGAATATTAGTGGTGTATCTGATTTGGAAAGTGTAGATAGGGAAATTGTAGATTTATTGTGGTTTCCAACTGGTGGTGGAAAAACTGAGGCTTACCTAGGAATTTCAGCTTATACAATGGGCTTGAGAAGATTAAAGGGGATTTGGAATCAGCCGGAAACTTACTCTGGTGTATGTATTATGATGCGTTACACTTTGAGATTATTAACTATACAGCAATTTCAGAGGGCCACTGCTATGATATGTGCTGCAGAAGTAATTCGTAAAAAAAATGAAGAAACTTGGGGGCTGGAGCCCTTTAGAATAGGACTATGGATTGGACAAGCTTCTACCCCTAATAAACTAACCGATGCCTTGGAGAAGCTTACTGAAATTCGTGAAGGAAATACAGTTCTACAAGGAAATCCAATGCAATTACAACATTGCCCTTGGTGTGGAGAATCTTTAACTGTTAATAACTATGATATACAGCAGTATAATCAGATAACTATATGTGGAAATCGGAAATGTCCATTTTCTTCTAATGAGGGGATTCCTGCATTAACAGTTGACGAAGCTATATATAGATATGTACCTACTCTTCTTATTGGTACTGTAGATAAAATTGCTCAAATTGCTTGGGGGAAAGATATACGAGAACTATTTGGTCGAAAAACTCATTATAGCCCATTACAAGGATTTGTAAATGAAAAAAGTTTTCCCTCCTCACATAGAGGAGGTATTAAGACAAAAAAGATTAAGAATCTGCTACCACCAGACTTAATCATTCAAGATGAACTCCATCTTATTAGTGGACCTTTAGGTTCTTTAACAGGTTTATATGAAATAGCTGTAGACTTCTTATGTCAACGTAAACATAATGAAAAAAAGATAGGACCTAAAATTATTGCTTCAACAGCAACTATTAAAGGAGCTGATGAACAAATAAGAAGGTTATTTGGAAGAGAAGCTTCTCAATTTCCACTACCTGTATTAGATGCACGTGATACCTTTTTTTCTTATGAGATACCTATCACAGAAAAACCAGGCAGGCTCTATATAGGAGTGTGTTCACCTGGAGTAAGTGGAAAAATACATTCTGTATATACTTATGCTGCACTGTTAGCTATTGTTAGAAATATAAAGAAGCGTAATTACTTGGATCCTTATTGGAGCATTTTGGGATACTTTAATACGATAAAAGATTTGTCAGGAACTTCTATGTTGTTAAAGGATGAGATACCGATTCGACTGAAGTTAGTATCACAACAAAAACAAGACTGGAGCACCCTAAGGACTGAAGAAATGACTAGTAGAATGCAAGCGTCGGATATACCTAAATTATTAGCAAGAATGGAGCAAGGTGTAGAAGAAGGACAAGCTCTTGATGTAGTGTTAGCTACTAATATGATATCAGTGGGAGTTGATGTAGAAAGATTGGGTTTAATGGTTATGCACAATCAACCTAAAACAGCTTCAGAATATATACAAGCAACAAGCAGAGTGGGTAGAAAGTACCCTGGTTTAGTGCTAACGCTTTTTAACTCCCTACGCTCTAGAGATTTATCGCACTTTGAGAGATTTAAAGGATTTCATCAAGCTATGTATCGGTATGTAGAGGCTACAAGTGTTACAACTTTTGCTCAAGGTACAAGAGATAGAGGATTAGAAGGTTTAATAATCGGTCTTCTGCGACAACATCATCCTGATTTAGCAGAAGAAACAGCAGCAATAAGATTTCAAATTGACAATATTATAGAAGAAGCAATAGAATTTGTTGTAGATAGAGGAAGCAAGACACAGGAAATTAGAGGAGAAGAAATAAGGGGAGAAATAAAAGAAATGCTGGATTGGTGGGAGACTAGAACTAATGAACATGACAGTTTAGCCTATAGTCATAAAAAATATCAAAAATATTATTTGTTAAAACAATTTCATGATGTAATAAAAAGACAAGATGCACGGCCAGCACTTACTTCTTTAAGAAATGTAGAACCTGAAATACCAGTAATAGAGGTGAATTATTATGACTAA